The genomic interval AAAATTAATTAAAACATTCAATAAAAATATATTACATATACAACGTACTAAAATTGAGTGTGATGTAATTTGGATAAATAAAAATGTTTTAATAGATGTTTTAATTTTTTTAAAAAATATTAAAAAACCTTATATTTTTTTATATGATCTACATGGAATTGACGAAAGAACTAGAATTCATAAAATGAAATTACCAAAATCAGATTTTTCTGTATTTTATCATTTAATTTCTATTGAAAGGAATAAAGATATTTTAATAAAAGTACCAATAAATAAAAGTGACATGAGTGTAAAGAGTGTAACTAATATATTCATAAATGCTAATTGGTATGAATGTGAAACTTGGGAAATGTTTGGAATAAAATTTACAGGTCATCCTTTTTTAAGAAGAATTATTATGCCTAAAAATTGGAATGGATATCCATTAAGAAAAGATTATTTGGCTAGAGCAACAGAAAGAGAAGAATATAATTTAACTGAAGATTTAGAAAATTTAGAAATGGAATCTTTAAAATTTAATCCGAAAGATTGGGGGATGAAAAATGATAAAAAAAATTCTGATTTTATGTTTTTAAATTTAGGACCAAATCATCCTTCAGTGCATGGAGTTTTTAGAATAATTTTAAAATTATATGGTGAAAAAATTATAGATTGTGTTCCAGAAATAGGTTTTCATCATAGAGGTGCAGAAAAAATGTCAGAAAGACAGTCTTGGCATAGTTATATACCTTATACTGATAGAATAGAGTATTTAGGAGGTTGTATAAATGAAATGCCTTATATTCTTTCTATAGAAAAATTAGCTAATATAGTAGTTTCTGATAGAATAAAATTTATACGAGTAATGTTATCAGAACTATTTAGAATTAATAGTCATTTGTTATATATAGCTACGTTTGTACAAGACATAGGAGCTATGACACCAATATTTTTAATATTTACAGATCGTCAAAAAATTTATGACATAATAGAAGCCATTACTG from Buchnera aphidicola (Astegopteryx bambusae) carries:
- the nuoC gene encoding NADH-quinone oxidoreductase subunit C/D, whose translation is MKTKIENFEKKNNYYDFFTIKKLIKTFNKNILHIQRTKIECDVIWINKNVLIDVLIFLKNIKKPYIFLYDLHGIDERTRIHKMKLPKSDFSVFYHLISIERNKDILIKVPINKSDMSVKSVTNIFINANWYECETWEMFGIKFTGHPFLRRIIMPKNWNGYPLRKDYLARATEREEYNLTEDLENLEMESLKFNPKDWGMKNDKKNSDFMFLNLGPNHPSVHGVFRIILKLYGEKIIDCVPEIGFHHRGAEKMSERQSWHSYIPYTDRIEYLGGCINEMPYILSIEKLANIVVSDRIKFIRVMLSELFRINSHLLYIATFVQDIGAMTPIFLIFTDRQKIYDIIEAITGSRMHPAWFRIGGVSQDLPIGWNKLLKNFLDWIPNRLNKYYSTILKNSIFISRSKNIAVYNKDEALSWGVTGAGLRATGINFDIRKSRPYSGYENFDFKIPLGENNSDCYTRVILKFEEIFQSLCILKQCMNNMPEGPFKSDHPLTTTPPKELVLNDIDSMISHFLQVSWGTIMPINESFQMIEGTKGINSYYIISDGSNMSYRTRIRTPSFPHLQQIPSVINGYNISDLISYLGSIDFVMSDVDR